The window AGGCAGTGGAGTGAAGAACCCTCTTATGAGTGCTTTTATGATTTGACCAAAAACTCGGGCATGCATTCGAAATTACAGGCAGCAATCGATGTTATAGATTTTTACCAAGCGACATATCCAGAAGATGCTTGTGTTATTGTGGCAGATAAAGAGAAAATCCTTGCATACAAGCCAGGGAAACAGGTGGATTTAAAGCTTAACGTGGGTGATCTGGTAGATAAATATCGTGGAACAACGACAGAAAAAGCACTCTCTGCTGGAAAATTCATGAGAGAAGAGCGAGGGCCTGAAGGTTTTGGCATAGCGTATATTTCAACGGCTCAGCCCATTTTTGAAGGCGGGAAAGTAATTGGCATTGTGAGTGCAGTTGTATCGAATGAAAAAATGGATAATATGCGGTTGTTAGCAACCGAGCTATCCAGCTCTGTTGAAGAAATGACTGCAACGAATGAAGAATTAGCATTAGCAAGTGTAGACGTATCCAATCGGTTGGCGGAACTGTCTAAGTTT of the Lysinibacillus fusiformis genome contains:
- a CDS encoding methyl-accepting chemotaxis protein; this encodes MHSKLQAAIDVIDFYQATYPEDACVIVADKEKILAYKPGKQVDLKLNVGDLVDKYRGTTTEKALSAGKFMREERGPEGFGIAYISTAQPIFEGGKVIGIVSAVVSNEKMDNMRLLATELSSSVEEMTATNEELALASVDVSNRLAELSKFSESMTGDIQQINSIVDIVKDLAMKSKILGLNASIEAARSGEHGKGFAVVASEIQKMSQGSTESADSITNQLGSLKKSIDKVNESANQIAAFTQQFSASMHEY